In the genome of Naumovozyma dairenensis CBS 421 chromosome 7, complete genome, the window TCCAGTGAGAAGTATATTGAACAAATCATTTGGTAAAGGTTCCGATGAATCCAATTTACAATTAAAATCTCccattttattaaattccaTAAAGATGCATTTAGtaagaagaattattgaatctGCTCTCCAAATAGAtaattcatctaataaaGTAACATTGACACCCAATTGGGAACATCGTCTTCGAACATATATCACAGAGGATACTTTGGGAACATATACATTTTCTGAATGTTTAGGTTTCCTTGGAAGACAAAGAGAATGTGATAATCGGGAATTAGCAAATGTTTTCTTACAAGGTTTAAGCTGGATGGAATGGTTACAAACTTATatagaaattgaaaatatagtAACTAGTGAAAAGGGGAATTATACCGATGAGattttgaatcaatttaatgcatattgtcattataagaaaaataaaatacaaGAATTCCAAAAGGGAACATCCCCAAGATTAACTTCTTTAGAAAATTACCATGATGATTACGATAACGCTCCGTAccctaataataataataataggaATAATGGTGAAAGAAAGAGGAAATTTACTCCGTATACTCAATATATCACCGGTGAAGATAAAGATGGTTCTATGGAAGACCCATGGATagacaaaataaaaacgTAACCTCAACACATCTGTATGTgtgaaattaatgatattcaAATGTGGTACGTACATATATACCTGTAAATAAATAGATACAAATAATGGACGTTATGAATATTCTCAATAGTCTAATTCCACTGACGGCGTCAAATGTCTCTTCTTTTGTGACACagcttgttgttgttgcggTATTACCGTATTATTCCCTTGTATTGATGGTGTGTTTTTAATTTCGTTTTGCAGCTCATCAAATATTTGCTTCATAGTagcttcatcatctttcaaattcttaTATTCTAATGTTTCATATATACTCTCTTTCATTTTATCCCATGTCAATGATAATGGTGCCCGTACATTTCTAAAATAATTATGAAGcattaatttgaaataatgCTTCTTCTGTTCCAATACTcttttttcagtttctatttgtatttctttcttctctatccttgaatgaattatttgatcaattattaattgtaAGTCTATCTTGTCTATATCTTGGAAACTCCTGTCCATAACCAGtattttatcaatattttcataatcTTTATCGTACATCTCTCTCTCTATACCATCATATAACCATTcataattattatcaatcaATACTTGTTGGGCAACAGATCGTTTCCCAActataattaattttttatcatcaacaacGTCAAGAAACAAATCTAATGAAGTAGATCCATTCCTACCtataatattttggaaactTTCATGGGTTTTAAACTCAGAATAAAAATCTTTCCATTGAGAATTTGCCTTGATTTTCGAATCATTTTccatcaataattttttaaattgatCCCTTGCAATTCTATCACGAGTATAATTCATTTCATCTATCTTGGAAagttcattaattaattcttcttctcttaaTTTAACACgttttaaatattctatTAAGATATCCTCATGAGttaaaattttgaaatgtttATTAGCCAtaaatcttttatttttttcaaaaagataattatttaataacgTTTCCCAAGAGATTATAATCCCATCGTCACCCTGATTATTTGTAATGATTGAATCTAAataatcattaaattcttgTAACGCttgctttttcaatttattttgttcttcttcatatttCGATTTTAATCCCGTAACATATTCtaaaaatgatttcttcttaattGTTTCACTCACAACAGAATGTTTATAAATAggttcattttcaataatccTTCTCGCAGTAGGCCATCTCGTATAATAATGGATCTCactattatttgaaagCATGTTCAAAAATgcatctttaaatttactAACTTCATTATGTTcctttaataattgatcTTCAGATCTATTAGACAAATATTTCTCAAACATTTCTTGTTTCCATAAtggatcatcatcaataatcCAATACCTCGGATCCTTTGTCCCTAAttctttgataattttatcGAATGACCATGTGGAATCAACTTCATTCTCCTTTAACATATTCATAAATTCCCTTTCGGCATCCTCTTGAGACTTCGCTATGATTGTTAAAATCGGTGATTCATTAGAATATTCCCGAAGCTCTTCTGGTTCGGAAGTGCCATCAGCAGCAGTTTGAGACGGTATGCTCGTTCCGATGGtatcaatttcttgtttaaCTGAGATAGTAGTAGTGGCTGGTGATGGGGAAAGTTTCGAAGATAATACTTGCTGGTTTTGTCCCTTGGTCTGggatttttctttatattgtTTAATTAAGGCAGATATATCCCAACGAGATTCACCTGTCTTAAGATTGTAATAATACGTTTTACCATCAGCAGTAACATTAGATTTCCAACCaatattttccattatCGATGCGTCATCCTTCTCTATCTTAATATTCGTCTTTGCATTATTCGTGGATATAGTAGAGGTCCGAACCGTGGTTGAGGTTGCAGCTGTAATAGGTAATAATTCCTTTGGTTTCTCCCATTTTGATTCTTTAGTTATAAGGTTATAGTAGTATATTCTGCCCTTTGCATCCTTAGCTGAACGCCATTGATTGCCATTTACTGCATTTTTTTGATCTCTATTCATTATAAGGAgtccttttttttttcttgttctaaCCCCTTCTGATAGAATACAGTTTTTTCTCGTTAGTTCTTACTGGGTGAactcttcttcctctttatttcatcgtcatcatcatcaccatcatgCAATGATATCAGTTCCATTATAATTTGGTTAGATATTTGCacttttaatatatttgaagaattcaGATTCTTAATGAGATATACACCCagacattattatttttgcCCTTCCTTTCCTTGCCTTAGTTCAATCCTCTTGGAGCAACAAGGAAACAGAGAATCAATTCTTAAGTATATTTAGctatttaaatatttgtatATTTAGCTATTTAAATGTTTGtatatttgtatatttGAACATTATATAAGATCTATAGCAGCAAGATACAGTTAAAGAAAGCATGTCTATTACTAATATTAGTCATGTAGATGTTACTTCATTATTGGAAGAGGAATTCGCATTGAATCACAATATTCTTGATACACAAAGGCGAACATTAACACATTTCTAAAGGGGGGCCACGCATACAGTCCTGGTTAGCAAACTCCAAAGGTATTTCCCCCAGATCCTAATTTCAAGTTACATAGCTGATTTTAACGCTACTTTTTCTCTAAAATATTACGCTATTTTCAAGTTCAATTGAACACCTTAATTTATAGTTACAACTTTTTAAACAGCAATATGATCCATCTTAAAGCCAGTAATTTAGCTATTCTTTTGCCCAAGAGTGGCCAGATAGGCTCTGCACCTGACAGACTACGCCTGTCAAGATCTCCATCTTTGTTAACTTGTTTATACtatttaattcaaatgGCCTACGTTAGGTCGTAGGTATTTTTGTTCAAACCCTAATTTTCCTATTTCAGGCCCTACTTCAGGCGTTACAAAATGTTTTAAACGTcacaaaataattttaaaaaaatcatttcCGGAaaaaaaactgaaaaaaaaaatcaataccAAAACTCGATGACTGAATGGATGACTGAGTTGAAACCAAAAAGATAACAATACATTTACTAACATCaattacaaagaaagaaaaaaatagagTAGAGATCTATGGACAGAGTATATAgctatatatttttattttgattgattcatttttaCTTTAGTCGCTACATCCAACCCTAGTAAAGTTCTCAGACCAATGACATTCGCAACGAAGATTCTCCAAAACACTACAAGGAAAGTGATAGATAAATACCCATTGTATGTCCCCAAATCAGGTACATTCCCTAAAGGTTTCCAAGTGGGTTCAATTGCATCAGGtgtaaagaaaaacaatgCCTTAGATCTTGGTATAATCATCAACACAAACAAATCACGTCCCTCTTCTGCCGCAGCTGTCTTTACTACTAATAAGTTCAAAGCAGCTCCTGTGCTGACGTCTAAAAATGTATTGGATTCCACTAATGGTGTTGCTATTAATGCTATCGTGGTCAATTCTGGTTGTGCCAATTCCGTCACTGGTGAATTAGGTATGCAAGATGCTAAAGAAATGATTGATATTGTTAATGAACAATTAGGTGATAAGACTTCACCTTCCACTTTAGTTATGTCTACTGGTGTCATTGGACAAAGGTtacaaatgaataaaatttcaGAAGGTATAAAGAAGATTTTCCAGGAAAATAAGTTTGGTAGTGATTTTACCTCTTGGTTGAATATTTCGAAATCAATTTGTACTACTGATACTTTCCCAAAATTAGTTACCTCTAAGTTTAAACTATTAAACGGTAAAGAATATACTTTGACTGGGTTGGCTAAAGGTGCTGGTATGATTTGTCCAAATATGGCTACTTTATTGGGGTTCATTGTCACTGATTTACCAATTGAAAGTAAaactttacaaaaaatgttAAGACATTCAACAAGTCGTTCATTTAATTGTATTTCTGTCGATGGTGATATGAGTACTAATGATACCATTTGTATGATTGCTAATGGTGCTGTTGATACTCctgaaattaatgaaaactCTCAAGAATTCAAACAAGTTCAAGATCAAGTCACTGAATTTGCTCAAAGATTGGCTCAATTGGTTGTTCGTGATGGTGAAGGTTCCACTAAATTTGTTACTGTTAATGTTAAAAATTCATACAGTTTCGAAGATGCCAAAATTATTGCAGAATctatttctaattctatGTTAGTTAAAACTGCTTTATATGGTCAAGATGCTAATTGGGGGAGAATCCTTTGTGCCATTGGTTATGCTAAATTGAATGACttgaaatctttaaatgTTGACAAAATTAATGTTAGTTTCATTGCTACTGATAATTCTGAACCTCgtgaattgaaattgattgtTAATGGTGTTCctcaattaaatattgatgaagaaagagCTTCTGAAATCTTAGCATTAAATGATTTGGAAGTCTTGGTTAATTTGGGAACAGGTAAAGAAGAAGCCCAATTTTGGACTTGTGATTTATCTCATGAATATGTTACCATTAATGGTGATTACCGTTCGTAGACGaacaaaaggaaagaaCTTATAGATTTATTACCTAGCTgtatattatcattaaaacGCTAAAAAGATTTTCTATTATAATATGttatgattatttatttaattgtttgtttttggTCTTTAGTTGGAATTATGTACGTGAATTAGTTAGCTTTCATCAGGTTGCCTGTTAGCATTATCTAGTTTGAGTTCAACTTGATTGTCTAAGTagtttattaatttttagAGTCTAGTAAAAcgtttttgaaatattgtCTCTTTGGTAaaatagataataaatcaacaacTTCTTGTGGAATTAGTTGACTATTCAATCtcatttgtttgttttgtgGCCCATTCCCGCCCCCATCTTCAatttgtatattatttttatgattattttcatcactAATGTAAGTGTCAAACTTTCTCTTATATCTGTTCGTTTGGTTTCCCGTATCATAATGCTTGAGATTCTTCGTATCATCGTAAAGATATCTTAGTTCTAGCTTCTTGATCagattttcattttgaatttgataacGATCagtaaatatatcaattaaattctCATTAGGGAATTTTTCCAAGAATCTTTTCTCcaattgataaagattatttaaattaccaaattttgattcataatttaaaattttcttgaagatcaattttaattgatttaaatcTTCGATCTTATCGATTGAAATTTCGAAAAGTGTTTTAATTTGTGAATCTTTATTAAGTAAGATTAAAAAatctaaatatttcaagaTATAAATACCatcattttggaaatattttaaaCCTAATTCTAAAACTTTACATGGTGTCTTATAATCATTTTGATTCTGGAATTCCATGTATGCATTCTcaatataaatatcatGAGTTAAGTTTTTCTTTAGTTTACGACATTTACTAAATACAGATCTAGCAGCTGACAAACCAGATAATCTTTTCATTGTATTCATATATATGCAGTAAACAAAGGTTAGTTTTCTCTTGGAATCGTTTATGGTTTGTTCAGATTCTTGAGATTGGACTAGTTGGTGAGttttctttaaaagatGATCTACACAACCTTCAAAGCATTTTTTAGtttcatcaatttgattatttgattcaaaaCATTCGGATAACTTGAAAGTTAATGTAGCAGATGTAGGGTTGGCTCTTAGGGATagatttaaaatatattctctcTGTATCGGGTCTTTAAGAAACATTGAATAACGATACCAAATTTCAGgattaaaaattaaatattggATCGCTTGTTTGTAAACATAGTTCAATCTATCCATTAGAAGCTCTTCAgataattctaatttattttgCTTTTCCCATTCAATCCATTTCAGCCAAATATCCAATTGTTCAATATCTGTGGAAAACGAGGACGTGGATGAAGACGGCGATGATGGTACATTATTCTTGTTGACTGTGTGTAAACTAATTGGAGtaattcttttcaaatttctaGTTAAATTAGACCATTCTTGGAATACAGATCTTGCCTTCATATAATTAGGAGACAATTCAGCAATAAATTTCCTAGCGGTTAATGAATTAACATCTTGTTCCCATTGTGTATATTTATTCCAcattttttctaattgGTCAAAAGGTACAACAAGCATTCTTTTATAAAGTTTCCTTAGCAtatcaattttttgttgttcttcccatttattgaatggtttccaattttccaaaaataataaataatcaagCCAAAATTGTGATGATTGCGGTTCCCAATTGGCACATTTTTCTAGGACCAATTCAAATGCTTTGATGACTATGGATCTTGCCTCTTGACCCCCcgttattatattatttttcctaCGAACATAATCTAGATAAGTTAGCcataatgataaatcattattaggAGCGGAGGCTAATTCTGTAGGAGAGGAGCCCGTCAagttagaagaagaagaaagacACATTGATAAGAATGACTCTACAGTTGCAAATTCATCCCTAGCTAGttccattttcaattgtatGGTCCATAGGAAAGATAACAATGGGAAAGTTTCATGTAGGGTTTGGAAAACACCTCTTATTTTATCCAAGCTAGCATCTGTGGATTCGTAATATTGGATCAGTTCCAAGGATGTTAGGATATCTAGTGGATCATTTGATAGCTTGTCTAGTAGTTGACGTTCTTTCTCATTAGGATGTCTTGTCTGTTGTGCGTCTGCTTgctgttgttcttgttgttcttgttgtcCTTGTccttgttcttgttcttgtatTGTTGGATCCGGTGTTAGCGAAGTTGACATGACCGTGGACTGTATTCTGTGTTTTCAGGGAAAGGGAAAGAGAACTTATTCTTGAGGAAGAATCACTTTGATACTttaagtatatatatagataagGACTTTAATGCTTTGTAGCCAATCGTTAATCCATCCATTTATGATATCATATTTGATATAGACGATACctttgaaacaattcaaATACATGGGTAGTTTATATTTCCATgtttttcacttttttgTCATatggaaatttttcacttaTTAACAATGCgggtaataataataagaggaagaacaagaacagtTGAAGAGTGGAATACATAAGTTGAAGAAGGCAATTAATTAGCGATAGCTTTTCCATTTAGGAGATCAATTGTCTTATATTGCTAATGTCTGCTACAACTACAGCCGTTACTTTTGCTAACAAATGCGTACTACATATATGGGGTCATGCCGATGAGGGGACACCAAGTTTGGTCTCACCTAGTTCTATCGCCCTTATTTGGTATCTAAATAGTTTACCAAGAGAACTACgtgatgattttgaaattgtaTGTTCCAATAATACTGATTTATCCATGACCAAAGAATTACCAGTTTTGTTCATAAACTCTCCCAATGGAATTGTGACAAGACAGAGATGCGGTTTCATTGATATCATAAGGTACATCGACACACAACAACAAGGACATAAAAAAACTTCCTCTTCGAACCAGCAAAATTTATTAGAGAGCGCTTTATTAACTTACACAATGACGGAACTAACTCTTCTGACCGATTATCAACTATATCTAAATGGGAAAAATTATAGTAATTTCACGAATAAGGTCTTTTCCAAATTGCTCTATTGGCCTATGTGGTATAATACTCCATTAAACAATAGAGCCTTAACAAGGAAAAGATACTACGTACACGATTCCCCACATAAGATCCTTGATACAGAGATGGAAGGGTTCGAGAATATAcatattgatgaaaaacATGAACATGACCCATCAATGGCGCATTCCAAGACATTCAAACTGACAAAGTATAAGAAGATGCAAAACAAGAAAACGTTACAAAATTTACAAGATGATATGAACTATAATAAGAGATTCGTTGAAGTTCTTAACGATTGGTTTGAGGTTGCAAAGGATGTACCTTCTATTTATGATGGTGAAGGTTCATGTTCTTCTCCTACTTAccttttattattagcgAATCTGTATATTCAAATGGAATTACCAAACGGTAGTAagattaaagaatatttgtCATCTGTCGAGCATTGGGATAAGATAAGTAatgatttggaatatttgaaaacgAGCGGCTACGGGGAAATGATAATACAAAAAGATGGCAGCATTGATAGGAATGGAGGCTTACAATTACAGCCAGCTAAATTCAATGAGCAAGGTAATATCATCACATCTTTATACAATTATATCACTTGGTATTTATGAATagaataatgataatataataatgaatgattactattatattatatgacCAAAACTCCCCGGCGGCGCTAACATCTAAGTAAAAGGAGAACAATAAAATAATCTATCTATTAGTGTCAGCAAATCAGGCATgtaatatcttcaaaaaaatgagCCTGAATAATTTGTGGCACACAAGTGGTTAAAACGAAGAGAAAGTATTGTATTCTACTTGGAGGATAGACGATTTCAGCGTTACAAACTGTTTTGTATTTATGAAGAGACACATGTATCAATTGGACattcatatataaatcTTCTACAGATGCCattttaaatgataaatgttttcttcaatgCCTTATCCAGTATAGGAGAGTTGATATAGCCAATTACTCtt includes:
- the ARG7 gene encoding glutamate N-acetyltransferase (similar to Saccharomyces cerevisiae ECM40 (YMR062C); ancestral locus Anc_2.628), whose protein sequence is MTFATKILQNTTRKVIDKYPLYVPKSGTFPKGFQVGSIASGVKKNNALDLGIIINTNKSRPSSAAAVFTTNKFKAAPVLTSKNVLDSTNGVAINAIVVNSGCANSVTGELGMQDAKEMIDIVNEQLGDKTSPSTLVMSTGVIGQRLQMNKISEGIKKIFQENKFGSDFTSWLNISKSICTTDTFPKLVTSKFKLLNGKEYTLTGLAKGAGMICPNMATLLGFIVTDLPIESKTLQKMLRHSTSRSFNCISVDGDMSTNDTICMIANGAVDTPEINENSQEFKQVQDQVTEFAQRLAQLVVRDGEGSTKFVTVNVKNSYSFEDAKIIAESISNSMLVKTALYGQDANWGRILCAIGYAKLNDLKSLNVDKINVSFIATDNSEPRELKLIVNGVPQLNIDEERASEILALNDLEVLVNLGTGKEEAQFWTCDLSHEYVTINGDYRS
- the RNA14 gene encoding cleavage polyadenylation factor subunit RNA14 (similar to Saccharomyces cerevisiae RNA14 (YMR061W); ancestral locus Anc_2.627); translation: MSTSLTPDPTIQEQEQGQGQQEQQEQQQADAQQTRHPNEKERQLLDKLSNDPLDILTSLELIQYYESTDASLDKIRGVFQTLHETFPLLSFLWTIQLKMELARDEFATVESFLSMCLSSSSNLTGSSPTELASAPNNDLSLWLTYLDYVRRKNNIITGGQEARSIVIKAFELVLEKCANWEPQSSQFWLDYLLFLENWKPFNKWEEQQKIDMLRKLYKRMLVVPFDQLEKMWNKYTQWEQDVNSLTARKFIAELSPNYMKARSVFQEWSNLTRNLKRITPISLHTVNKNNVPSSPSSSTSSFSTDIEQLDIWLKWIEWEKQNKLELSEELLMDRLNYVYKQAIQYLIFNPEIWYRYSMFLKDPIQREYILNLSLRANPTSATLTFKLSECFESNNQIDETKKCFEGCVDHLLKKTHQLVQSQESEQTINDSKRKLTFVYCIYMNTMKRLSGLSAARSVFSKCRKLKKNLTHDIYIENAYMEFQNQNDYKTPCKVLELGLKYFQNDGIYILKYLDFLILLNKDSQIKTLFEISIDKIEDLNQLKLIFKKILNYESKFGNLNNLYQLEKRFLEKFPNENLIDIFTDRYQIQNENLIKKLELRYLYDDTKNLKHYDTGNQTNRYKRKFDTYISDENNHKNNIQIEDGGGNGPQNKQMRLNSQLIPQEVVDLLSILPKRQYFKNVLLDSKN
- the PRP40 gene encoding snoRNA-splicing protein PRP40 (similar to Saccharomyces cerevisiae PRP40 (YKL012W); ancestral locus Anc_2.649) — its product is MNRDQKNAVNGNQWRSAKDAKGRIYYYNLITKESKWEKPKELLPITAATSTTVRTSTISTNNAKTNIKIEKDDASIMENIGWKSNVTADGKTYYYNLKTGESRWDISALIKQYKEKSQTKGQNQQVLSSKLSPSPATTTISVKQEIDTIGTSIPSQTAADGTSEPEELREYSNESPILTIIAKSQEDAEREFMNMLKENEVDSTWSFDKIIKELGTKDPRYWIIDDDPLWKQEMFEKYLSNRSEDQLLKEHNEVSKFKDAFLNMLSNNSEIHYYTRWPTARRIIENEPIYKHSVVSETIKKKSFLEYVTGLKSKYEEEQNKLKKQALQEFNDYLDSIITNNQGDDGIIISWETLLNNYLFEKNKRFMANKHFKILTHEDILIEYLKRVKLREEELINELSKIDEMNYTRDRIARDQFKKLLMENDSKIKANSQWKDFYSEFKTHESFQNIIGRNGSTSLDLFLDVVDDKKLIIVGKRSVAQQVLIDNNYEWLYDGIEREMYDKDYENIDKILVMDRSFQDIDKIDLQLIIDQIIHSRIEKKEIQIETEKRVLEQKKHYFKLMLHNYFRNVRAPLSLTWDKMKESIYETLEYKNLKDDEATMKQIFDELQNEIKNTPSIQGNNTVIPQQQQAVSQKKRHLTPSVELDY
- the SAM37 gene encoding SAM complex subunit SAM37 (similar to Saccharomyces cerevisiae SAM37 (YMR060C); ancestral locus Anc_2.626); this encodes MSATTTAVTFANKCVLHIWGHADEGTPSLVSPSSIALIWYLNSLPRELRDDFEIVCSNNTDLSMTKELPVLFINSPNGIVTRQRCGFIDIIRYIDTQQQGHKKTSSSNQQNLLESALLTYTMTELTLLTDYQLYLNGKNYSNFTNKVFSKLLYWPMWYNTPLNNRALTRKRYYVHDSPHKILDTEMEGFENIHIDEKHEHDPSMAHSKTFKLTKYKKMQNKKTLQNLQDDMNYNKRFVEVLNDWFEVAKDVPSIYDGEGSCSSPTYLLLLANLYIQMELPNGSKIKEYLSSVEHWDKISNDLEYLKTSGYGEMIIQKDGSIDRNGGLQLQPAKFNEQGNIITSLYNYITWYL